One Nitrospinota bacterium genomic region harbors:
- a CDS encoding zinc ribbon domain-containing protein, with product MLAIELLILVALIAYLGYPIYRPESALYTGILEGDEYHKLLYRKDTSLLTIKDLEFEFETGKIDEEDYLQLKNRYEADAIKLMKEIDSYKKASESEGAKVTAMKSESAVKKFCSACGNKLETSAKFCSSCGTKVS from the coding sequence ATGCTAGCTATTGAATTATTGATACTTGTCGCGCTTATCGCTTACCTTGGATATCCTATTTACAGGCCGGAATCTGCACTCTATACAGGGATACTTGAGGGGGATGAATACCATAAGCTCCTTTATCGCAAAGATACATCTCTTCTGACCATAAAGGACCTTGAATTTGAATTCGAGACCGGAAAAATAGATGAAGAGGATTATTTACAGCTGAAAAACAGATACGAAGCCGACGCGATAAAACTGATGAAGGAGATAGATTCATACAAAAAGGCTTCCGAATCAGAAGGGGCAAAGGTCACCGCTATGAAATCTGAATCAGCCGTGAAAAAATTCTGCTCCGCCTGCGGGAATAAACTTGAGACATCGGCGAAATTCTGCAGCAGTTGCGGCACCAAGGTTTCTTGA
- a CDS encoding universal stress protein, whose translation MYVLLDNSKYSLWSLDFAIELAKESGGTLIGNHAYAAKLHEDRFIQMEPGLPEKYQEPTELQKQRDIHGSLIEKGLELISDSYLDVFQKRCDENGVTCQRKMSEGKNYSELVKDIQGSNYDLVAMGARGLGSVKTTQLGSVCERVTRRIKVDTLIMKNSIKVRGGHIVVGIDGSEESFSAMRTAIQLNKIMGCRISALAVFDPDFHYTVFNSIAKVLSEEAGKVFKFKEQEKLHEEIIDSGLEKIYKDHLDQAVAMAKAEGVEVEAEVLSGKAFDALLDWIEGKEIALLLLGRVGVHCDNGLDIGSNAENLLRNADCNIMLFSSKVKPESKDYEKGERIEWEAGALKMLERVPSFVRNMVKGHIEANARKKGMDKITEEYVVEQRKKMMGR comes from the coding sequence ATATATGTCCTTCTGGACAATTCAAAATATTCGCTTTGGAGCCTCGATTTTGCGATAGAACTAGCGAAGGAATCGGGGGGAACTCTTATAGGTAATCATGCCTACGCCGCGAAACTTCACGAGGACAGGTTCATTCAGATGGAGCCCGGCCTCCCCGAAAAGTACCAGGAACCGACAGAGCTTCAGAAACAGAGGGATATTCACGGTTCGCTGATAGAGAAGGGGCTTGAGCTTATTTCCGATTCCTATCTCGATGTGTTCCAGAAGAGATGCGATGAGAATGGCGTAACCTGTCAAAGAAAGATGTCTGAAGGAAAGAATTACTCGGAGCTTGTGAAAGATATCCAGGGGTCAAATTACGACCTGGTTGCGATGGGGGCGCGAGGCCTCGGCTCGGTGAAAACCACACAGCTCGGCTCCGTCTGCGAGAGGGTAACGAGAAGGATAAAGGTAGATACCCTGATAATGAAAAACAGCATTAAGGTCCGGGGGGGGCATATTGTGGTCGGCATCGATGGAAGCGAGGAGTCGTTCTCGGCCATGCGGACAGCTATCCAATTGAACAAGATTATGGGGTGCCGGATATCGGCGCTGGCGGTCTTCGATCCCGATTTCCATTACACGGTATTCAACAGCATTGCCAAGGTGCTGTCGGAAGAGGCAGGCAAGGTTTTCAAATTCAAGGAGCAGGAGAAGCTCCATGAGGAGATAATCGATTCCGGTCTGGAAAAAATATATAAGGACCACCTTGACCAGGCAGTGGCGATGGCCAAAGCCGAAGGGGTTGAGGTCGAAGCCGAAGTCCTTTCAGGAAAGGCGTTCGATGCTCTGCTTGACTGGATAGAGGGGAAGGAGATCGCCCTCCTTCTTCTTGGAAGGGTCGGCGTACATTGCGATAACGGCCTCGATATAGGTTCAAACGCCGAGAACCTTCTTAGGAACGCGGATTGCAACATCATGCTTTTCAGCAGCAAGGTGAAGCCGGAATCAAAGGACTATGAAAAGGGGGAACGCATTGAATGGGAAGCGGGCGCCCTGAAGATGCTGGAGCGGGTCCCATCTTTCGTAAGGAACATGGTGAAAGGGCATATAGAGGCCAATGCGCGGAAAAAGGGGATGGATAAAATAACCGAAGAGTACGTTGTAGAACAGCGCAAGAAAATGATGGGGCGGTAA
- a CDS encoding HmuY family protein — protein MDNNETQQPFFGKSLKIIGGLFFFMLVGVMLIAYSTPHNVTEADIQRAKDKDHATIKEATDKNPSPQKMDGKLGPVIVYTLNATEEGKWAHFSFETGEFSSDEKIKRDTLDWDIAFSRAKIVTNGGITNPKGKAGLALAKSFDFASVVEAPKDGYLPDQPAENVTRARNPIIEKWYDYNFWKHRLSPLGTVYIMRTANGGYAKFQILDYYCEKIPACYTIKYQYDGRGKASFKE, from the coding sequence ATGGACAACAACGAAACGCAACAGCCATTTTTCGGAAAGTCGCTGAAGATAATAGGGGGGCTTTTCTTTTTCATGCTTGTCGGGGTGATGCTCATCGCCTATTCCACTCCGCATAACGTGACGGAAGCGGATATTCAGCGCGCCAAGGATAAGGATCACGCCACCATTAAGGAGGCAACCGATAAAAATCCCTCCCCGCAGAAGATGGACGGCAAGCTCGGCCCGGTGATCGTATACACTCTCAACGCGACGGAAGAGGGGAAGTGGGCGCACTTCAGTTTTGAGACAGGTGAATTCTCCTCAGACGAGAAAATAAAGCGGGATACCCTGGACTGGGATATCGCCTTCAGCAGGGCAAAGATAGTCACAAACGGCGGCATCACGAATCCGAAGGGGAAGGCCGGGTTGGCGCTGGCAAAGAGTTTTGACTTCGCGTCGGTTGTTGAAGCCCCCAAAGATGGATATCTCCCCGACCAGCCGGCGGAGAACGTCACAAGGGCGAGAAATCCGATAATAGAAAAATGGTATGACTACAACTTCTGGAAGCACCGCCTTTCTCCGCTAGGGACCGTGTACATAATGAGGACGGCAAACGGCGGATACGCGAAATTCCAGATTCTTGATTACTACTGCGAAAAAATTCCAGCCTGCTACACGATAAAGTACCAGTACGACGGAAGAGGCAAAGCCTCCTTCAAAGAGTGA
- a CDS encoding polysaccharide biosynthesis protein: protein MKFANIFTLNRVIILLGDLILLFSSYTCAYLLRFEGMNPFAISIYRSTIIPIILIKILVFASVGLHTGPWRYTGIIDMAKIIRASLLSLLLIVGGFAFLYPGQSISRAVLLIDTFLAISFVGAFRILIRIFYSKQLLHSVFAGMFGNRLWKTKYSKNSKRVLIYGADVRGEMLVRSILSSQSGNPFHIVGLIDNDPNYNGIIIHDVHHLGNLDDLEALISRFHIDELMIASNPDKDSLTKAYMTCQRLGVQCRTIPNYLDVLHQNVGVSQLKDISIDDLLGREPVKIDYTMIEGMFIGKRVLVTGAAGSIGSQLCKQVIEFKPSELICVDIGETPLFYLQQELKELAPNIPATFYCSDVTDRTKVEKIFAKHKPHMVYHAAALKHVPLMEMNVDEVIHNNVAGIKNVGDMAHDNSAEAFVFISTDKAVNPANVMGWTKRLGEIYTTYLSEKSDTKFLSVRFGNVLGSNGSVIPIFKNQIKNGGPVKVTHRDITRYFMTIPEAVLLILQSTLIGEDGDTMILDMGKPVRIADLAEDVIKLAGFTPGKEISITYTGLRPGEKLHEELMTSSEKLENTTHPKISVLKSRHKRRFEISRLADQILAICMEKPDQAYNLMRDSLSESPSTSTGDSSTLHH, encoded by the coding sequence ATGAAATTCGCAAACATCTTTACTCTAAACAGGGTCATTATTCTCCTTGGCGATCTTATACTCCTTTTCTCTTCATACACCTGCGCATATCTACTCCGTTTCGAAGGGATGAACCCGTTTGCGATTTCAATCTATCGATCGACCATAATTCCGATAATCCTGATAAAGATACTCGTTTTCGCATCGGTCGGTTTGCATACCGGCCCATGGAGATATACAGGCATCATCGACATGGCGAAGATCATAAGGGCATCGTTACTCTCGCTCCTGCTCATCGTAGGCGGATTTGCTTTCCTCTACCCTGGCCAATCGATTTCGCGCGCGGTGCTCCTGATTGATACTTTCCTTGCCATCTCCTTTGTAGGCGCATTCAGGATCCTGATAAGGATCTTTTATTCCAAACAGCTGCTTCACAGCGTATTCGCCGGAATGTTCGGAAATCGCCTCTGGAAAACGAAATACTCAAAGAATTCAAAACGGGTATTGATCTACGGCGCTGACGTGAGGGGTGAGATGCTGGTACGTTCCATACTCTCTTCCCAGTCCGGAAACCCATTCCATATAGTCGGCCTCATTGATAACGACCCCAACTACAATGGCATCATAATTCACGATGTACACCACCTTGGAAACCTTGACGACCTTGAGGCGCTAATTAGCCGGTTCCATATAGACGAACTGATGATAGCCTCCAATCCCGACAAGGACTCTCTAACGAAAGCATACATGACCTGCCAGAGACTCGGCGTACAGTGCAGGACTATCCCGAACTATCTTGATGTGCTTCATCAAAATGTCGGCGTTTCACAGCTAAAGGATATTTCAATCGATGATCTCCTTGGAAGAGAGCCTGTAAAGATAGACTATACGATGATCGAGGGGATGTTTATCGGCAAGAGGGTGCTCGTTACCGGCGCGGCAGGGTCCATAGGAAGCCAGCTTTGCAAACAGGTAATCGAGTTCAAACCATCCGAACTCATCTGCGTGGACATCGGGGAAACACCGCTCTTCTACCTGCAACAGGAACTGAAGGAGCTAGCACCGAACATTCCAGCCACCTTTTACTGCTCGGATGTTACCGACAGGACAAAGGTTGAAAAAATATTCGCAAAGCACAAACCTCACATGGTTTACCACGCGGCGGCGCTGAAACATGTACCGCTTATGGAAATGAACGTGGACGAAGTTATTCATAACAATGTCGCCGGCATCAAGAACGTAGGGGATATGGCCCACGATAACTCGGCGGAAGCTTTTGTATTCATCTCTACCGACAAGGCCGTGAATCCTGCCAATGTGATGGGATGGACAAAAAGACTCGGAGAGATATATACGACATACCTCTCTGAAAAAAGCGATACGAAGTTTCTCTCGGTCAGATTCGGCAACGTGCTTGGGAGTAATGGGAGCGTAATTCCGATCTTTAAAAATCAGATAAAGAACGGTGGGCCTGTGAAAGTTACGCACCGGGATATCACCCGCTACTTCATGACAATACCGGAGGCTGTGCTCCTAATCCTACAATCCACGCTCATAGGCGAGGATGGCGATACAATGATCCTCGATATGGGCAAACCGGTAAGGATAGCGGACCTCGCGGAAGATGTGATAAAACTCGCCGGCTTCACCCCAGGAAAGGAAATAAGCATTACATATACGGGACTTCGGCCTGGTGAAAAACTTCACGAGGAGCTTATGACATCTTCGGAAAAACTTGAGAACACCACGCATCCCAAAATTTCCGTGCTTAAAAGCAGACATAAAAGGAGGTTTGAAATTTCAAGGCTGGCCGATCAAATACTTGCCATATGCATGGAAAAACCTGATCAGGCATACAATCTCATGAGGGATTCCCTCTCTGAGTCACCGTCAACTTCGACTGGCGACTCCTCCACTCTTCACCATTAA
- a CDS encoding substrate-binding domain-containing protein, with amino-acid sequence MSKKTVGKLILAVSIFSISVPAYGKAAGKLTIHGDPCSAPLATKLGEAFKAETGTEVIVSTGSCRSGVVKASDGEVNIGVSTFNFSSHTLPKGVESSVIAKAPIVMVVNKANPVNGLSKEQLEGILSGQITNWKEVGGTDSAIRNVMLPPCVTETMSYQAASPGPKVNRIIPQTKGNPVTGTNVLVSENVDAIGMQLYGYDTPDVKVLTIDGVLPTEETLPGKYGYYEDYNIITKGEPTGSVKEFIDFANSPKGRQIVVSMKHVPAKSN; translated from the coding sequence ATGAGCAAGAAAACTGTAGGAAAACTGATTCTCGCGGTTTCTATTTTTTCAATATCGGTCCCGGCATACGGAAAAGCCGCCGGGAAGCTTACGATCCACGGCGATCCATGTTCGGCGCCGCTTGCCACAAAACTTGGCGAGGCTTTCAAGGCGGAGACAGGCACAGAGGTCATTGTCTCCACCGGATCGTGCAGGAGCGGAGTGGTAAAAGCGAGCGACGGAGAAGTGAACATCGGGGTAAGCACATTCAACTTCTCCAGCCATACCCTCCCGAAGGGGGTAGAAAGCAGCGTAATTGCCAAGGCCCCTATAGTCATGGTGGTGAACAAAGCCAATCCTGTAAACGGCCTCTCAAAGGAACAGCTTGAAGGGATACTAAGCGGCCAGATAACAAATTGGAAAGAGGTGGGGGGAACCGATAGCGCCATCCGCAATGTAATGCTCCCCCCCTGCGTGACAGAAACGATGTCTTATCAGGCTGCCTCGCCCGGCCCGAAAGTAAACAGGATAATTCCGCAGACCAAGGGGAATCCTGTTACCGGCACAAACGTCCTGGTAAGCGAGAACGTCGACGCCATCGGAATGCAGTTATACGGATACGATACTCCCGATGTGAAGGTTCTCACTATTGACGGTGTTCTCCCTACGGAGGAGACGCTCCCCGGAAAATACGGATACTACGAAGATTACAACATCATAACCAAAGGGGAACCGACCGGCTCCGTGAAGGAGTTCATCGATTTCGCCAATTCGCCGAAAGGGAGACAAATCGTCGTTTCGATGAAACATGTTCCTGCAAAAAGTAACTAA
- a CDS encoding putative porin — MLNLHFRIHVFAFVMMFALLAGAGNSFAEKTVWKDGDKKLDLLGDLRFRYEVDNNESKTGDNSMQRTRERVRLRIGGVYSGGPNVEAGFRLATGSNDLHSPHQTLSDGPGEAKALGNANFGTDKAYVKFKSGGFWTWAGKNSLPTKQILETWIDGDFNPGGIALGYNAVYNEARSGFSVGRFTVANNDHKASNDIASLITMDHGRKIGNAGIKLTVASLIADETDRDPAETLTDIPGGDATYNYLGTEVKIGLAKVGIEYMLSDVKVEERGGDNAKSPDTSGLVAFINLRLMESFGIRYCYYDIGYASVPLMGTWAQDDFPNSSNFTGSKIQFDIYTQQGATIDIRLYEHKTKNELITTDENTNALSGKTKISRTQVNVNVAF; from the coding sequence GTGCTAAATTTACATTTCAGAATTCATGTTTTTGCTTTCGTAATGATGTTTGCTCTCCTTGCGGGGGCGGGGAACTCTTTCGCGGAGAAAACCGTCTGGAAGGATGGCGATAAAAAGCTGGATCTCCTCGGCGATCTCCGTTTCCGCTATGAAGTGGACAACAACGAATCAAAAACAGGGGACAACTCAATGCAGAGAACCCGCGAAAGAGTCAGGCTCCGCATCGGGGGGGTATACAGCGGTGGCCCCAATGTGGAAGCAGGATTCAGGCTGGCAACAGGTTCAAACGACCTCCACTCCCCCCACCAGACACTTAGCGACGGACCGGGAGAGGCAAAAGCGCTAGGCAATGCCAACTTCGGCACGGACAAGGCATACGTTAAATTCAAAAGTGGCGGATTCTGGACCTGGGCGGGAAAGAATTCATTACCAACCAAGCAAATATTGGAAACATGGATAGACGGCGATTTCAATCCAGGTGGAATAGCGCTCGGCTACAACGCAGTATACAACGAGGCCAGATCGGGGTTTTCGGTTGGAAGGTTTACCGTAGCTAACAACGACCATAAGGCGTCAAATGATATCGCTTCGCTAATAACCATGGACCACGGCAGAAAGATCGGAAATGCGGGAATTAAACTTACTGTTGCCTCGCTGATAGCGGACGAAACGGACAGGGATCCGGCTGAAACACTGACCGACATTCCTGGTGGAGACGCCACCTACAACTATCTCGGTACAGAGGTAAAGATCGGTCTGGCAAAAGTCGGGATTGAGTACATGCTTTCGGATGTAAAGGTGGAAGAGAGAGGGGGGGATAACGCGAAGAGCCCCGACACCTCCGGCCTTGTCGCCTTCATCAACCTGAGGCTGATGGAATCTTTCGGGATCAGGTACTGCTACTACGATATCGGCTACGCCTCCGTTCCACTCATGGGGACATGGGCGCAGGACGATTTTCCGAATTCGTCGAACTTCACCGGCTCGAAGATACAGTTCGACATTTACACCCAGCAAGGGGCGACTATCGATATCCGGCTGTATGAGCACAAAACAAAGAACGAGTTGATCACCACGGATGAAAACACCAACGCCCTAAGCGGGAAAACCAAGATCTCAAGGACACAGGTAAACGTCAATGTTGCTTTTTAA
- a CDS encoding cytochrome c-type biogenesis protein CcmH yields the protein MALLLVALLSTSAWGVTEIPRTAAENEALFQDLCSNMSCLCGCGTTIKTCPHENCGFAIPVRQEVRESVVSGLSREEVIAKLVSLKGEAIMASPSFKGFNIFAWITPFLAILVVGLLIVLVLKTWTKRITSKSSIAIAGGKDVNDPYADKLKEELRNLDT from the coding sequence TTGGCATTATTACTTGTGGCACTGCTATCAACCTCCGCCTGGGGCGTAACTGAAATACCAAGAACTGCTGCTGAGAACGAAGCTCTCTTTCAGGATCTATGCTCAAATATGTCGTGTCTCTGCGGGTGCGGAACCACCATAAAGACCTGCCCCCACGAAAACTGCGGTTTCGCCATTCCGGTACGGCAGGAGGTTCGTGAATCAGTCGTTTCCGGCCTAAGCCGCGAGGAGGTTATTGCCAAACTCGTTTCTCTGAAGGGTGAGGCGATAATGGCCAGCCCCTCTTTCAAGGGTTTCAATATCTTTGCGTGGATTACCCCGTTTCTCGCCATTCTCGTGGTAGGCCTCCTGATAGTTTTAGTTTTGAAAACATGGACAAAGAGGATAACATCCAAGAGTTCTATCGCTATTGCGGGGGGAAAAGATGTGAACGACCCCTATGCAGATAAACTGAAAGAAGAATTAAGGAATTTGGACACATAA
- a CDS encoding radical SAM protein: MSFIPYAVSWNLTKSCNLACKHCYIDATVRGTGGDDELSTEETYKILEQIAGVNPGVVLILTGGEPLMRRDIYDICKKASSLGMMVVLGTNGTMITKEAVAKLKASGVSGIGISIDSLKAEVHDAFRGSPGSLAKGMEGLKLARDGGLEIQVQTSVSHENAEEIPLIAEWAHRLGARVFNLFFLVCTGRGETVTDISPEGYEKILKWSADNQGSFEGMMIRPKCAPHFKRILYQADKENPLLNTYIAACRAGTHYCRITPEGKVSPCPYMPDVAGDLKSDDFGKIWGSSEEFVRLRTPEYGGKCGICQYRLMCGGCRARAHATLGDIMAEDQWCVYEPLSEEEAIRNVDTESKFDSSATPTPLSDKWSDEAKEKMGKMPVFARAIVQKTVEKYADEKGINEITVEVMRTAAPAPGPFAKSIEEAKKSEPVTGELEWDDDARERVKNSPDFVRPGILKLMQKRGKERGQKRITSEFLTEIRNESMMLVTRRMKKLGFSELDMKSWDAAKEKFSKVPHKLSVIDRITGALKSREKPNEMILEKFGTYFEDDSEKIGWTKEARERLDKTPFFVRKKAKDFIENYAKEHGYKYITDTAVNEAMEKLPFAKMMKRS, from the coding sequence GTGTCGTTCATACCTTACGCGGTATCCTGGAACCTTACAAAAAGCTGTAACCTCGCCTGCAAACACTGCTATATAGACGCAACCGTCCGCGGGACAGGTGGGGACGATGAGCTTTCGACGGAAGAGACATACAAGATACTCGAACAGATAGCCGGTGTGAATCCCGGCGTGGTGCTGATACTCACCGGCGGCGAACCCCTCATGAGAAGGGACATTTACGACATATGTAAAAAGGCCTCCTCCCTCGGAATGATGGTTGTTCTCGGAACGAACGGGACGATGATCACAAAAGAAGCTGTCGCGAAGCTGAAGGCGTCAGGCGTTTCCGGCATCGGGATAAGCATAGACTCCCTAAAGGCCGAAGTGCACGATGCGTTCCGAGGAAGCCCCGGCTCCCTGGCAAAGGGGATGGAGGGGCTAAAACTGGCGCGCGATGGCGGGCTGGAGATACAGGTGCAGACTTCGGTCTCACATGAAAATGCCGAAGAGATACCGCTCATCGCCGAATGGGCGCACAGACTCGGGGCGAGGGTGTTCAATCTCTTCTTTCTCGTATGCACAGGAAGAGGGGAGACCGTCACCGATATCTCGCCGGAGGGTTATGAAAAGATACTGAAATGGTCAGCCGACAACCAGGGTTCCTTTGAAGGGATGATGATAAGGCCGAAATGCGCCCCGCACTTCAAGCGAATACTCTACCAGGCCGACAAGGAGAACCCCCTGCTGAATACATATATCGCCGCATGCAGGGCCGGAACGCATTACTGCCGGATTACGCCGGAGGGGAAGGTTTCCCCCTGTCCGTACATGCCGGATGTGGCGGGGGACCTTAAAAGCGACGATTTCGGCAAAATATGGGGCTCATCGGAGGAGTTTGTCCGGCTCAGAACCCCTGAGTACGGCGGTAAATGCGGAATCTGTCAGTACCGTCTTATGTGCGGCGGATGCAGGGCGAGGGCGCACGCAACGCTTGGCGATATCATGGCAGAGGATCAGTGGTGCGTGTATGAGCCGCTCTCCGAGGAAGAGGCGATAAGGAACGTAGATACGGAATCGAAGTTCGATTCAAGCGCAACCCCGACGCCTTTAAGCGATAAATGGAGCGATGAGGCGAAAGAGAAAATGGGGAAAATGCCGGTATTCGCCCGGGCCATAGTACAGAAAACGGTCGAGAAATATGCAGATGAGAAAGGGATAAATGAAATTACGGTCGAGGTGATGAGAACAGCCGCCCCGGCGCCGGGTCCTTTCGCAAAAAGCATCGAGGAGGCGAAGAAGAGTGAGCCGGTCACTGGCGAACTGGAGTGGGACGACGACGCACGGGAGAGGGTAAAGAACTCCCCCGATTTCGTGAGGCCCGGCATACTGAAGCTGATGCAGAAGCGGGGGAAAGAGCGGGGGCAGAAGAGAATCACATCCGAATTCCTCACTGAGATACGAAACGAGTCGATGATGCTTGTCACCCGTAGGATGAAGAAGCTCGGATTCAGCGAGCTGGACATGAAATCGTGGGACGCGGCAAAGGAGAAGTTCAGCAAGGTTCCCCACAAACTGAGCGTGATAGACAGGATAACGGGCGCCTTGAAAAGCCGGGAGAAGCCGAATGAGATGATACTGGAAAAATTCGGAACATATTTCGAGGATGATTCCGAGAAGATCGGCTGGACGAAAGAGGCGCGAGAGAGGCTCGATAAGACCCCTTTCTTCGTAAGGAAAAAGGCGAAAGATTTTATCGAAAATTACGCGAAGGAGCATGGCTACAAGTACATCACCGATACAGCGGTAAATGAAGCGATGGAAAAGCTCCCCTTTGCCAAAATGATGAAACGGTCATGA
- a CDS encoding BamA/TamA family outer membrane protein encodes MDIGEKNLFGRGQTLNYSIRRSNEGYSHTIGFTDSTVMNTRYNFGLAHNIFQDELQYEAKFEKPFYSISTKKAHGIKYFFKDHSEPRFDFRNYRLEAFYGQSVELRGDDILRAQLILSLGEQVVKRDDRRIVTNRDNKAVAAIDFHLDPFNYEKTTYLEKYREVEDVRIGPLIELKLGKRFETLGSTSPEAAGEISIEKNFKLNRRDFFTSTFISRWFDREFNQEYYELDLKYYWRDFKYQSIVFHLSTARLESDTNSFQIGGTTGLRGFKKDQFEGKEKLIINIEDRIFTYKSFYYGIFEPGFVLFMDLGNTWDKGKGDKFDYLYRSVGAGFRLALLKAPGISLIRVDFGIPLGSDNSPIITVGVDGFF; translated from the coding sequence TTGGATATCGGCGAAAAGAATCTGTTCGGCCGAGGCCAGACACTGAATTACTCGATACGTCGCTCAAATGAAGGTTATAGCCATACCATAGGCTTCACGGATTCTACCGTGATGAATACCAGGTATAACTTCGGGTTGGCGCATAATATTTTTCAGGATGAACTACAGTATGAGGCGAAATTTGAAAAACCTTTTTACTCCATCTCTACCAAAAAAGCCCACGGAATAAAATATTTCTTCAAGGATCACAGCGAGCCGAGATTCGATTTCAGGAATTACCGCCTGGAAGCATTTTACGGGCAGAGCGTGGAACTTCGAGGAGATGATATTTTGAGGGCGCAACTGATACTCTCTCTCGGTGAACAGGTGGTGAAAAGGGATGACAGGAGGATCGTTACCAACCGCGACAACAAGGCTGTCGCCGCCATAGATTTTCACCTGGATCCTTTCAATTATGAAAAAACCACCTACCTTGAAAAATACAGGGAGGTAGAGGATGTACGAATTGGTCCTTTGATAGAGCTAAAACTTGGCAAAAGATTTGAAACGCTAGGCTCCACATCCCCGGAGGCCGCAGGAGAGATATCGATCGAGAAAAATTTCAAGCTGAACAGGCGCGATTTTTTCACCTCAACATTTATTTCAAGGTGGTTCGACAGGGAATTCAACCAGGAATATTATGAGCTCGACCTGAAATATTATTGGCGTGACTTTAAATACCAGTCGATAGTTTTTCATTTGTCCACCGCAAGACTGGAGAGTGATACCAACAGTTTTCAGATAGGGGGAACCACGGGGCTTCGGGGATTCAAAAAGGATCAGTTTGAAGGCAAGGAAAAACTGATCATAAACATTGAAGACCGGATATTTACATACAAATCATTTTATTACGGGATATTCGAACCTGGATTTGTTCTGTTCATGGACTTGGGGAATACCTGGGATAAGGGGAAAGGGGACAAGTTCGATTACCTCTACCGCTCGGTTGGAGCCGGTTTCAGGCTAGCACTTTTGAAAGCGCCCGGTATCAGCTTGATACGGGTCGATTTTGGCATACCGCTTGGTTCCGATAATTCGCCGATAATAACAGTCGGCGTGGACGGCTTTTTCTGA
- a CDS encoding transglutaminase domain-containing protein: protein MKIIKGLAIILAIVILVSIPAVTIAKTNSHTVENGNSRSFTLEYVVNVPEVAKGTKEINMWIPYPPTNEDQEISGVTIDAPSQVKVSYETKYGNGMLYMAIKDPDPKGFSFKASYMVKRLERTAKKIDLSYTSGIPTDPEAMSPYMESSRMEIINDSIRKMAKEATAGKNTEIEKANAIYQYILAKMNYNKEIPGWGQGDVNRVCLSIEGKGEGYGNCTDFHSLFASMMRSEGIPVKFEMGYPLTPGKSQADLKKGGYHCWAKFFIAGYGWIPVDISEARKDLSKKDYFWGSICENRITFSVGRDIILSPAQAGVPLNYFGPDPYIEADGKPFNNFERLVAYKDTK, encoded by the coding sequence ATGAAGATTATAAAAGGTTTGGCGATTATACTTGCAATAGTGATTCTGGTGTCGATACCGGCTGTCACCATTGCCAAAACGAACAGCCACACAGTTGAAAACGGAAACAGCAGATCCTTCACGCTGGAATACGTCGTAAACGTGCCTGAAGTCGCCAAGGGAACCAAAGAGATCAATATGTGGATCCCCTATCCGCCTACAAACGAGGATCAGGAGATATCAGGGGTCACAATCGACGCCCCTTCACAGGTAAAAGTCAGCTACGAAACGAAGTACGGCAACGGCATGCTTTACATGGCGATAAAGGACCCCGACCCTAAAGGTTTCAGCTTCAAGGCTTCATACATGGTAAAAAGGCTGGAAAGAACCGCAAAGAAGATAGATCTTTCATATACGAGCGGCATACCGACCGATCCCGAAGCAATGTCTCCGTATATGGAATCCTCACGGATGGAGATAATCAACGACTCTATAAGAAAAATGGCAAAAGAGGCGACGGCCGGTAAAAATACCGAGATTGAAAAGGCCAACGCCATTTACCAGTACATTCTGGCGAAGATGAACTACAACAAAGAGATCCCGGGCTGGGGACAAGGTGACGTAAACCGCGTCTGCCTGTCGATTGAAGGAAAAGGGGAAGGCTACGGCAACTGCACCGATTTCCACTCACTATTTGCCTCGATGATGCGCTCTGAAGGAATACCGGTAAAATTCGAAATGGGCTACCCGCTCACCCCCGGAAAATCCCAGGCCGACTTGAAAAAAGGGGGTTACCACTGCTGGGCGAAATTCTTCATCGCCGGTTACGGCTGGATTCCCGTTGACATCTCCGAAGCGCGAAAGGATCTATCAAAGAAGGATTACTTCTGGGGATCAATATGCGAAAATCGGATCACCTTCAGCGTAGGGCGGGATATCATCCTCTCCCCGGCGCAGGCTGGGGTGCCTCTAAACTACTTCGGACCCGATCCGTATATTGAGGCCGACGGCAAGCCTTTCAATAATTTTGAACGGCTGGTAGCATATAAGGACACAAAATAG